One Dictyoglomus turgidum DSM 6724 DNA window includes the following coding sequences:
- the speD gene encoding adenosylmethionine decarboxylase, with translation MKITGKSLGRHILAEMYNCNREILNDVEKIKEIMVRAAIEAGAEVVEVVFHKFSPYGVSGVVVISESHLAIHTWPEYGFAAADLFTCGDHVNPWKAFEYLNNYLQAEQFITFEAKRGILPIEAGNFTYKPESVKEEEKETVG, from the coding sequence GTGAAAATAACAGGGAAATCTCTTGGAAGACATATTTTGGCTGAAATGTATAATTGCAACAGAGAGATTTTAAACGATGTGGAGAAGATTAAAGAAATTATGGTTAGAGCCGCAATAGAGGCAGGAGCAGAAGTAGTGGAAGTTGTATTTCATAAATTTAGTCCCTATGGTGTAAGTGGAGTTGTAGTAATATCTGAGTCCCATCTTGCAATTCATACTTGGCCTGAGTACGGATTTGCAGCAGCTGATCTTTTCACCTGTGGAGATCATGTAAATCCTTGGAAAGCTTTCGAGTATTTGAATAATTATTTGCAGGCTGAACAGTTCATTACTTTTGAGGCAAAAAGAGGTATTTTGCCTATAGAGGCTGGTAATTTCACTTATAAACCAGAAAGTGTAAAAGAGGAGGAAAAAGAAACTGTAGGTTGA
- the thpR gene encoding RNA 2',3'-cyclic phosphodiesterase: MAKRSSDKNTNYKRLFIAIEFEDSVKEHIYKFQKELKASIIGDIKWVEKENFHLTIRFLGETPESLIEDVKSILEEVSNYVDPFYISLEGFGAFPSLKSPRVLWIGIEEGLEELEKIFDFIEKRLVKKGLKKEDKPFSPHLTLGRVKDKDIKILKESSFSKQVVFVNSITLFESRLTSQGPIYTPIYKVSFGKK, from the coding sequence ATGGCAAAAAGATCTTCTGATAAAAATACAAACTATAAAAGACTATTCATAGCTATAGAATTTGAGGATAGCGTTAAAGAACACATTTATAAATTTCAAAAAGAATTAAAGGCTTCTATAATAGGGGATATAAAGTGGGTTGAGAAGGAAAATTTCCATTTAACCATTAGATTTCTTGGAGAAACCCCTGAATCTTTGATTGAGGATGTCAAGAGTATTTTGGAAGAAGTTTCTAATTATGTTGATCCCTTTTATATTTCTCTTGAGGGGTTTGGTGCTTTTCCTTCTTTGAAAAGTCCAAGGGTTTTGTGGATTGGAATAGAAGAGGGATTAGAAGAGTTAGAAAAGATTTTTGATTTTATTGAGAAGAGATTAGTTAAAAAAGGACTAAAAAAAGAAGATAAACCATTTTCGCCCCATTTAACCTTAGGTAGAGTTAAGGATAAAGACATTAAAATTTTGAAAGAGAGTTCTTTTTCTAAACAAGTAGTCTTTGTTAATAGTATCACTCTCTTTGAAAGCAGATTAACCTCTCAGGGCCCCATATATACTCCTATTTACAAGGTTAGTTTTGGTAAAAAATAA
- the pgsA gene encoding CDP-diacylglycerol--glycerol-3-phosphate 3-phosphatidyltransferase, whose protein sequence is MNLPNILTIIRIFMVFPIVLLMDVNPLASGLLFILAIFTDYLDGEIARKYNKVSDLGKFLDPLADKILVLGILTYFVWLRYFSPWIVILILFREFMITGLRLSLVQRGIILPALKSGKLKTLFQDISILFYLWNLPFKYLLLIISLILTLYSGFYYFYKYGKKIF, encoded by the coding sequence ATGAATTTACCTAATATTTTAACAATTATAAGAATATTTATGGTCTTTCCTATAGTTTTACTCATGGATGTGAACCCTTTAGCTTCTGGTTTATTATTTATTCTTGCTATATTTACCGATTATTTGGATGGAGAAATAGCAAGAAAATACAATAAGGTTTCGGATTTAGGTAAATTTCTTGATCCTCTTGCCGATAAAATCCTTGTATTAGGGATTCTAACTTACTTTGTTTGGTTAAGATATTTTTCACCTTGGATTGTTATTCTTATTCTTTTTAGAGAGTTTATGATTACAGGCTTGAGACTTTCTCTTGTTCAAAGAGGCATCATTCTTCCAGCTTTAAAGTCAGGAAAATTAAAGACCCTTTTTCAGGATATAAGTATCTTATTCTACTTATGGAATTTACCCTTTAAATATTTACTATTAATTATATCCTTAATTCTTACCTTATATTCTGGTTTTTATTATTTTTACAAATATGGCAAAAAGATCTTCTGA
- the rimO gene encoding 30S ribosomal protein S12 methylthiotransferase RimO — translation MKKAGVIHLGCSKNQVDTEVLMGFLKNLGYTFTPHSEEADLILVNTCAFIKPAWQEAEENISLLEKYKKINENLKIVVVGCYVERFKEELENKYPFVDLFIGPGEYEKFVSLITSNGKRGIYSSPASSFIYNHKMPRILISPNFWVYVKIAEGCNNFCSYCTIPFIRGRLRSRSIEDIVKEIEIWIGKGVKEVNLIAQDTTRYGEDLYGRPSLVDLLRNIEKIRGDFYVRILYSYPSRISEKLIEAIKNSEKVVPYFDIPIQHVSDVILKRMNRSYKKDDIIKLWHRIKENFENAVIRTTVMVGFPGETEENFEELIDFIKKYPFDRLGAFIYYNENGTISKGFENQVDEDEKLRRYEILMETQKKISKKLNAKLLGKEFDVIIEDEKGKYFVGRSWREAPEVDGLIMIPKEKEKTLKIGSKVRVKIKKYRSYDLLGELV, via the coding sequence ATGAAAAAGGCTGGGGTTATACATTTGGGTTGTTCTAAGAATCAAGTAGATACCGAGGTACTTATGGGTTTTTTGAAAAACCTTGGATATACTTTTACTCCTCATTCTGAAGAGGCAGATCTTATTCTTGTAAATACTTGTGCTTTTATAAAGCCAGCGTGGCAAGAAGCAGAGGAAAATATTAGCCTATTAGAGAAATATAAAAAAATTAATGAGAATTTAAAGATTGTAGTTGTGGGTTGTTATGTGGAAAGATTTAAAGAAGAGTTAGAAAATAAATACCCTTTTGTAGATCTTTTCATAGGTCCTGGAGAATATGAAAAATTTGTTTCCCTAATAACCTCTAATGGAAAAAGGGGAATTTATTCTTCTCCTGCTTCTTCTTTTATCTATAACCACAAAATGCCGAGAATTTTAATTTCTCCTAATTTCTGGGTATATGTAAAAATTGCTGAGGGCTGTAATAACTTTTGTAGTTACTGTACTATACCTTTTATTCGTGGAAGACTTAGAAGTAGAAGCATAGAAGATATTGTTAAAGAGATAGAAATCTGGATAGGAAAAGGGGTAAAAGAGGTAAATCTTATTGCTCAAGATACCACGAGATATGGAGAAGATTTATATGGAAGACCATCCTTAGTTGATTTATTGAGAAATATTGAAAAAATAAGAGGTGATTTCTATGTGAGAATTTTATATTCTTACCCTTCTCGAATAAGTGAGAAACTTATTGAAGCTATAAAAAATTCTGAAAAAGTTGTTCCATATTTTGATATTCCTATTCAGCATGTAAGTGATGTGATATTGAAGAGGATGAATAGGAGTTATAAAAAAGATGATATCATAAAATTATGGCATAGAATAAAGGAAAACTTTGAAAATGCTGTTATAAGAACTACAGTAATGGTTGGTTTTCCTGGAGAAACAGAGGAAAATTTTGAGGAGCTTATTGACTTTATAAAAAAATATCCTTTTGATAGATTAGGCGCTTTTATTTACTACAATGAGAATGGAACAATTTCTAAGGGTTTTGAAAACCAAGTAGATGAGGATGAAAAATTGAGAAGATATGAAATTTTAATGGAAACTCAGAAAAAGATATCTAAAAAACTAAATGCTAAACTTTTAGGGAAGGAATTTGATGTAATAATTGAGGATGAAAAAGGAAAATATTTTGTGGGTAGAAGTTGGAGAGAAGCTCCCGAGGTAGATGGATTAATAATGATACCCAAAGAAAAAGAAAAAACTCTTAAGATTGGAAGTAAGGTGAGGGTAAAAATAAAAAAGTACAGATCCTATGATCTTCTTGGGGAGTTGGTATGA